The nucleotide sequence CCAGGTCAGTCCTCATTTCGGGAGGTTTCCGTTTTCCCTGTGTTGGCGACAGAAACAAGAATTGGAAGTTAAGAAATTGCATTCTAACACTGTTAtctgagagggaggggaagagaggtaTACAGATCAACctatttttctttgcaaaaatttGGAAGACTTACCAATTAGATTCCTgaatttctttttggcttctgcTCTTTCCTCTGCATCAAAGTACCAAACAGTCATAGCATATCTGTAAAAGATAAGGGAAATGAGATTTAGATGAAATTTGGGGAGAAAAGTAACAATATTCACATGTTTTGAAAATGAAacactaataaaaatatttttaaaagaaaaccaaatacttAAAATGTTTCCCTCCagcagaaaatataattttactttaaaaagattCACTTTATGTTTACCTATATTTACTATCAGATTTAAAATTCTCAACCATTAGCACTGACAAAAAGCAAATCTGCTCTTATTTCCTCTTAATCTATAAAAGAATAACCTATTATAACCATAAGTGTTTTGAATTTCTGAGAGTACAGTTAAAGAACTACTATACTATCATTTCTACATCGTTTTCTCAAAAGGCTGACAACTAATTTTTATTGGTTTATTAGCCCTGAAACAAATTAATAGTGGTCTGAAGTATCACTAGCTATTTGTAGAAAACACATTCGATAACTAGAAGCCAGGTGATCTGGATTTCTACCCTGGGTTTGCCAGAACCTACTGTGTAAAACTATGAGCATATTAACCTATCGCTGATAAGAAACAGAGTCTGATTTTTCCTATTCTCCATTCCAAGCTAAAGACCACATGATATACAGAAAGCATTTAGTGTTCTtgggcctccatttctttatatgtaaaaagtGGGGAatggactagaccagtgatgggcaaactttttaaagagggggctaaaggaaaggaaatgctcatctgtcagtctgtttctaaggcaactctttcgaagcttcattgtattgtatcctactcattgtattcgtcagactaggaataatgtcacacaaccggatagaacatttcagggggccacatctggccctctggctgtagtttgcccatcactggactagaccagATGCGAATGGAGCTAATATAGCATGCCTTTTGCTTGGTACAAGTCAGGAtttgtgggtttgttttatttaAGGGTGCTATGGTAccacccaaaacaaaataaatttttaagaaattttacatgatattccctttggatttgcttctaccccccaaaaaaagaggtGTCTGTGGGAGAATTAGAGGGAAACTATAATTCCTGCTAACTTTAAGTAGTAGAATTAATGAGTATTTCAAATCCAAAGTTCTGGTTTTCTCTTGCCTATATATCCAAAATTTTCCCTTTAAACATACTCAATATGAAAAAATTACTATAGTGTGATAAGCTACTCAAGGTCATAAAGGAAGCCAAATAaaggtcttagtttcttcatctgtaaaatgagaggagggagggagggaagattgAACTAGTTCAGGTACCCAAGGAGCTTTCTtgcccttaaaaataaaaacaaagggtTATGATTCTGTTTGGAAATGATGCTTTGGTTATTCCAGAAGAAAATCTGCCCTTGGGAGTATTTGTCATTCTTAACATTTTACCTCGTAGCATAGGAAGGTTGTACTTCATGTGGATTCCTCCGATCTGACCAGAAGAAAAGTAGCCTGTCGAAAATAGGTTCCACATCTGCTATGAAGGACTTTCCTTCTGGGAATATTCGAAGGATCCCACCGTGTAGCTGAAAAACACAATAAAGGTTATTTCCTGAGCACAGATATAATTCACCAGCTGGGATGAACATATCAACCTACTACTGATGAGGAACAGGGAGTCGGATTCCCCTATTCTGTTCCAAGTTGGAGCTCGAGCACACGTGTGCgtgcatatacacacattctCCATTGGAAGGAAGGCTACGCCATTTGTCTATTTATGACCTTAgctaaatcttttcattttcctgtaCTAGACACTGAATGACAATGTTACAAAGGAGTAAACAGAAGTAAAATATTTTGAGGTTCTTAAACTTCAAAATGTAGTGCTATTTGAAGATCTTATTTGGGGCATTTAAAAGTATCATGTTtgataggaagaaggaaaaggtctGTAGTTTCATTAGTAATGGACAActactggtgaggaaactcctcctACCACtgtaggttggcaccttctctgcaatttaatggacttaaaaaaaaaagtctttatgaGTCACCTAGAATACTGAGAAGTTGAGATGTTTGGGGAAACAAAGTCAGTAAGTataagaggcaagatttgaacttgggtcttattGGTTTCATGACCCATTCTCTCTCCAAAATGCCATGGTGCCTCTgccaattaaatttttaaaaaattattactctTTCAAAATCTGATGTGTTCAAGGACATGCTTTAGCCTCAGCATGTTGGGGGAAAGAAAGTCAAGATGGAAGAAATGAACTTTCCCCTAGTGTTTTCATCCACTCATGGTTTTCTTACTGGTTTAATAGCTTCTCTGGCCCCCAAACAAAAACCTTAGAACTTCTCTAAGGCAGCCTGTGTCTGACCTCAACTGACAGGAAGTAGGGATGCTGAAAGTTCAGAAGCCAAATAAGCTGGAATAATTCCCTCACTTCCCAAACTACTAAATCATCCTTGAATTTTCAAAAATGCCTCAATCCAGATATACTGGTTTTTAAATCTGTCTAAGTATACACACACGTTACACAcattgtcaaatatataaaataagccaAGACTCCCCTGGAGTTCATACTCTTTGATAAGCCATGGCAAGTGGCCactgatgagatatttcattcTGTGTGAGAGAGGCTGTGTGGGAAATTCTCTCTTGGGGATGCTTTTATATCCTAGAGCATCAGTTTTGCGAAACCCTCTCAATATTGCTGCTGGGAGGAAAAGTGTATTTTGTTGCTACTAATTAGGTTTCAGCAGTCTAAGTCACGTCAGCTCTGCCTGGGCTCAACGTTTGATTCTTCTGCTCTGAGAGACAAGTACTCTGGGGTGAGGttttggctgggggggggggttggaggaGGGGGAGGTGATACTGCTTTAGaaccattattttcattttatctcctttagTCCTGAATTtcaagggggggggagggagaagagataaTATCCCCCCAAATATTAtggaagaaatgaatattttagtatttttgaAGTTTTCTCTACTTTTGAATTATACAACTTCTCCCCTCAAACTTCTTAGCATAATCTCTTCCCCGTGCCTAGATCTCAATGCACATTTATACATACTCCAAGTCCCTGACATACCTTGGAATCCCAGTTCTTGTTCAGATAGTAGATGCAGGTGATGCAGCGCCCATCTCCATTAGGGTTGTCTACATGTCGAACATAGCCAGTGCCATTCCCAGGATAGCAAGCCACCATTGCCTAATAGGTAGATGAAAGAGATAAAGCATTTATGTAGGGCTTGCTATGTGCCAGTTGCTGATTTAATCActaacaatataataaaagtgagcaagacagtcccttccctcaaggagtttatattcaaatgagaaaagacaacatataaaaggggTGTGGATTACACACTGAAGTACAGAGAAACTCAGAATTAAACAGTTACTGACACAACCTAATGTCCTCCAAACAGAATTCTATTACTATATGGTTTCCTCAAAGTCTCCATGAACTTGTAAGTTTTACTGAATTTGGACTTGTGGAATATCCTTATGCTCTTTTGTTTAAAcctttggtttttgtctttggcAAGTAACTGCAGCTATTCTAAGTTAATTCTCTTTTGATACAGAATTTTCAGCCTGAAAACTCAACTCATTCGTATAGCTCAATGCTATTTCCTAAACTTATAACCAATGATAGTCTCTTTTCAGCTGGCAATCTTGGAAGGAAGTCAAAGACTGAGATGCCCAAGTGAGCAATGAATACTGTCCTAGACATGCAACGGTCAAGATCTATGGCATTCTAAGAAGTTCAAAAGGTAAGAATGTCATGTTTGAGACTCAGGCACAGGCAGGACATAAAAAGGAGAAAGCAACATCCTGAAGTCTTAGGAACCCAGTGTGCATCACTAAGAATGTTTCTGGAAGTCATTCAAGTGTTTTTCGTGACATTTCCTACTCTGAAGCTAACTTCTAAAGTAGTTCCACAGTACCAGAAAGGTCTAAGAATAGTTTGATATAGTAGAAAAAGGATGGGATTTAAAAAGTCACATATCCATCATTTAATAACTACTCCATTGGACAATGGTTGAGACTccgtttcatcatctgtaaaatggaaagtaataGTTGTGCTATTAACTGGTTCACAGGTTGAATATCAACTAAGATAAATGTACATAAAGCATTTGTGAATGGGGGTAGAGAGgacatagaagagaaagaaaaataaatccttgttagttttttttaatttaaatataattttaaaaaatactataaaagtCTTTCGGAAAACTCTAAAAGTCCTAGGAATGCAGGCTTAGATCTAGAAAGGAACCTGAGGGGCAATCTCATctgatctcttcattttacagatgaagaaaaaggaggCCCTATGACCACCTGACATAAACCTTTTAGCTTTAATCTCTCCTTAATAAAGCAGTTACAAGATAAACAGAATCAAAGTTAAATCAACAAATTTATAATCCaccattattttaaatgtaatttttaaagtgctatttttaaatgtcttggaATTCTAGAGATAGTACATGCCACTAATTGATGAGGAGGGGAAAAATCAAGTTATCAACAGTCATTTTCCCCCTATCATTGTAAAAACCAGATTTACTCTGAGCAGGATTGTACGTAAAGTTGAGCCTCTCTTATACACagcaaaacatttctttttctttttcagtataTTATAAATTCAACTTgtaactttctctttttataaaagcattcctccctttttatttttttaatacttcagtaaaattttattttttcccaattacgtgtaaaacaatttttggcatttgtttttaacattttgggCTCCTCCTCCTCCCGGGAATGGCAATCATTTTGGTTATATTTGTTCTATAATACAAAGCTAAATTCGCCATTTTATGGgaaaagatacatttttttaaatgaagaaaataaaataaaaagtagtcTGCTTTAATTGAATTCggactccattaattctttctctggaggtggatattgttttgatgagaatagttgttattcacagtAGATCACaatacaatattactattactatgtacagtgttctggttctgctcacttcactctgcatcagtttatgtaagtctttccagtcaACTTATAACTTTCAAAGCGTCATTCTTTGTTGGTTGGTTCTAGCCTTTggtacattaaaaaatatattttccccattttgacATAGATAACCTTGCTGCTTTCCCCATTTTTTGGCACAAGCCCTAGAAATTTAGGTTGCTCTAAATAGCAGTGTGTGGTAGGAATAAAATGGGTGAGGCactatccttccttctttcctttcttttatttttgcaaacCTATCACTACTGCTCCTCACTCccaatgagggggaaaaaaaaaaaaaggaaaacccacATAACAAATaggcataatcaagcaaaacttTCTCACATTAGCAGTGTCTGAAAATGTTTAAcgtacttttttcatttttttaaaagcatatatcaTTAAGAAGTTGtatatcttgagtcaggaagataaaTTAGCAACACAGGCTAGAGTCCTTTCCTTCTTAATTCAGTTCATATCCAGCTAGAACAGTAATTCCTCCAGCCATTTTAAAACCTTGAGTATACACGTATAGCAGGATCTTCTGGTCACATTTCCTGACAAATGGCATCTTGCCATCTTTGGGAAGACAGCCAAGATTATGCTCAATGCACAGAAGGGATACCAACACAATCTGTCCAATCATTTTTACTTAAAGAGAACTTAGAAAGCATGAGCTAGTCATTTAGAATGCTCCCAGCTTCCTGCTACACTGATTCTACTAGAATAAAaagtatacaaaaataattttggcttggatggaaattaaaatacaaaaaatggaATGCATTATTTCACAACATCATCTCATTTTAGAAAGAGTGAGTtgtttttagagttttttttttttttagttgggtCTAACTCTTTGTGAAGGAAAGCTACttgaatggtctgccatttccttctccagctcaattgacagatgaggaatgaAACAAACAGGGGTTAGTTACTTGCCCAGGTTCTCAGtttagttagtatctgaggttagatgtGAATTCATAAAtataagtcttcttgattccaagcccagtgctcaatccactgtaccacctagctgtcccagaaaaaataaaaggataaaataatagCTTACTTTTACACCGTTCTTATAacctgccaggcactgtgctgttgagtgctttacaattattatcatttgatcctcacaacaatccagggAGATAGGTgttgattattattcccattttacagatgagaaaatggaggaaaacagagatgaagtgacttgcgcagattcacacagctagtatgtgtctgaagttagatttaaactcaggtcttcttgattccaggtcagGTGCTCTTAACCACTATACCTTTAGGCCTTTAATATCCTTTTAATTTGTTCAGTCTGAGAAATATTTAGTTCCTATGTTATATTTTGAATAAAGaatgaacttaaaaatatttaaaattcaaattataaaataaaatattaagtattaaactaattcaaatgaatttaaaatatttacatagaaAAGGTATGATTCTAAATAGAATTTTTCCCCTCCATCCTCTGCCAAAGTGTGTACCAAACTATGTTCAAAGCATTTAATAGTCTGGGGAAAAGGAGGGATGAATAGGAGGGATATAACCTGTGcaagaaagaaatataagatatttGGAAGTGAAACGAAGCAGTAACAACTAgaaaggatcagaaaaggctttaagTCAGGTCATACctgctcccacaattccttttccttcccaaaatcctttcccagggcttatttcaaaattcccttcctttaaCCAATCCTAGAAATCTGTCCCTAACTCATATTCCTACAGAAGCtagaaaccaaacaaaaaaagatcCTGAGATCACCTGAGCCAggatgggaccttagaggccCTCTGATCCCACCTCCTCTACAGATGCAGGAGAGGTGAGTGATTTACACAAGGGTTTTCATTTGTTTGTATtcgttttcatttattttgtatctagtTATTTACTAATAATAGGTAACATCAATAGTGAGAATATtttctaacattcattttaaaaaacatttgaatatcaaattctctctctctagtccctctcccttccctgagatggtaaatcAATCTGATATTGCACAAGGTTTCAAAGTAACACAGTCAgaatttgactccaaatccagagccCTTTGCATTATAGGTGAGGGTGAGCtttgaaaagcaaaaacatgggagagaggaaggggcagctaagtggctcagtggatagacagccaggtctagagataggaggacctcaagactcttcctagctgtatgtccctgggcaagtcatttaactcccaatgcctagcttttaccactcttctaagacaaggtaaggttttttttttgtttttttttttttaatacaaaaaaaaaaatccttagtaAAAGAAGCAGATCTATTTAAACTGCCAGATCTTTCAGAAAATCCTTGTGCAGATTTCAAAGTGAGAGCTCTCTCCTTGCCTCAGTGAAATATAAAAGACAGAGTCTCCTACTGAGGCTCCCAGCCTCAGTAAGGCTAGAAGAATAAACTGTTGTCAAAAAGCACTAGTCTATGAATCACAGGAATGACCCACAGCCCTGAGAACTCTGATCTCTCATTCACTCTCTAAGATAGAAAACACATATGTTTTCAGTCACATACA is from Gracilinanus agilis isolate LMUSP501 chromosome 2, AgileGrace, whole genome shotgun sequence and encodes:
- the EGLN3 gene encoding prolyl hydroxylase EGLN3, with product MPLGHIMHLDLEKIALEYIVPCLHDIGFCYLDNFLGDVVGDCVLERVKQLHCNGDLQDGQLAGPRSGISKRHLRGDQITWIGGNEEGCEAINFLLSLIDRLVLYCGSRLGKYYVKERSKAMVACYPGNGTGYVRHVDNPNGDGRCITCIYYLNKNWDSKLHGGILRIFPEGKSFIADVEPIFDRLLFFWSDRRNPHEVQPSYATRYAMTVWYFDAEERAEAKKKFRNLIGKTETSRNED